The Candidatus Binataceae bacterium sequence TCCCCAAAGGAGTTGGGTTTTCCTAGCAGAGCGTCGCAGACGCTCTTAACCGTGCGGTAGCTGATCGCATTCATGCATCGGGGCGAGCCACGCGCTTTCTCAAATCCCAGACTCAAAAACCCGCACCCGCTCGTCCGCGCCTCCACCACGATCGCTTTCTCACCGATCGGTCCCCACCGACGGGGACTGCTGGGCCCATGCAACGCGACCAAGGAAACGCCCAGAGCCGCGGCCATGTGCATCACACCTGTGTCGACCGACACAACCAGGTCCGCGCGCGCGAGGAGTCGCAGTGTTTCGCGCAGACTCAAGCCCGCGGCGTTCCTCATTCGAGAGCGTAGTGCCGGGTTCACCGCATTGATGACTGAATTGTTCAGCTCTCGCTGGTCGGCAGCTGCGGTAAACACCACGTCATAGT is a genomic window containing:
- a CDS encoding glycosyltransferase family 9 protein; protein product: DPEENQKVYDFARRFVVLHLWPGGSAARHKLWPVGRWAALAEDLAIDHYDVVFTAAADQRELNNSVINAVNPALRSRMRNAAGLSLRETLRLLARADLVVSVDTGVMHMAAALGVSLVALHGPSSPRRWGPIGEKAIVVEARTSGCGFLSLGFEKARGSPRCMNAISYRTVKSVCDALLGKPNSFGEEPFQTPLYGRSPGNPSAVAPSDIDRLSSVGR